aattgtTGTAATGATGTCCCATGTGtttttatagaaatatcatgatcaaatttcattataattGTTGTATATgttgatataataaattatttaaagaaattgtttaagataaaaaaaaaactttgaacaACAAAGTTTTATCTCGGCTTGAAAATTGAACACTTATGACAAGAAATTGTTCGGGTTTTCTTAGCTATTGCACCTTCACAAAATTGGGAATTACATCATATGGATGTCCATAATGCCTTCCTACATGGTGATATTGATGAAGAGGTTTACTTAAAGCTTCCTCTAGGTTTTGCTCCTGATAAGCTTAGAATGGTTTGTCGTTTGAGCAAGTCTTTGTATGAGTTGAAATAGACTCCCCGGTGTTGGTTTGCGAAGCTTATTACTACACTAAAAGGGTATGGATTTCTTTAATCATATTCTGATTATTCTCTCTTTACATACACCATGGTATTTATACGCATTAATTTGttagtttatgttgatgatttgtttatttttgagaatgatTCCGCTACTTTGAAAACTTTTAAGGAGTATCTCAGTTCTTGCTTCCACGTGAAGAATCTtagtattttgaaatatttttttgggaTAAAGTTAACTCGTAGCtcttttaattgaaaaatctGCCCCTTAAAATTGAACAATCCATAACTTCAAATCTCAAGAAACTAACGTCAACAACTTTAAATCCCTTTTCTTTGccttttccatttatttttcaatttttcccttTACAAATTGCTTCTGCCCACACTTTCAATAGAGTTCGAGACTTGACAATTCTAAGATTATCACCTAAAATTGTAGATTGAAATCTTCACAAATAATTGTACactaaaatcttcaaaaaaaaaagaagaaagcatAATAAACATCCTAGTAGACGggttagaaaatttgaaaaagttgatATTCTATATTAATCAAACaattatcaaaattgaaaaaaaatggatcaaattaaAAGTAACCCAAAAGGTTTGAGCGTGTTTTGAATAACCAAAGCTTGAGATATGTCAGTCGGTGATGGGAAAATTGCCACCGGTAGTACCAAGAGTGGAAGCTGAAGTGAAACATGAATGTCACTAAACATCTCCAACATTAGTAATGTTCTAACTCCTACACACCTTCAGTTCCTCCAAGTCCATCTCTTGCCGTATTTTTTGGTCGATAATCACCACCACACCGACACTACTCCTTCATTCTCTTTTTGTTGCAATGTTTAAACTCTCACAATAATATTAGTCCGTCATTCACTTTGGAAAAGTGACCAATGGTCGATCTTATCTATTTTGCTGgtggtttaaaaaaaaaatacaattttaggCTAAAATACAATGGTCgatttaaaatttccttttaaaaacgGAATTGTATGTTTAGTAGGCATGCAAACAGACTGACTGTATATAGCAAACTCCCTTTTAATTCGGACACCATTCTTGCTTACAACCTCTAGAATCGAGATTTTTCCTCCATGGAATCACTAACTTTCCTGCTTGTTTCCCCTTCATTCCATCTCTTTTCCCAGAAACCAAACACCCCTTCAAAGTTCAATCTCCATTGCTTACTTTTTACTCaccattttcttgttttttgcCAAGACCAATCTCAGCTGGTTTTGCTTTCAATCTCAAAGGTAACCTTTTTGTTTTTCCATGATCAGTCCTAGGAAACCATTTTTGAAGGTTACAAGAGATTGAATAATAGATCCCATTTGAATGCAAAAACTAAGGGTTATATATTATCCCTTGAAGTTGCTCAACGATGGCGTTTCATTTCCCCATTAGAGCTCAATCAGCTCGAAATTCCGCCATTTATGCAGAGAGAATAACCGAAGAACCTCCCCCTCAAATAAACAACAAACACTCACAAACCACCGTCACGTTGATGTACCAAACCAACATGGCTGGCTATTGGCGTAACGTTACCATCACTTGGTGCAAGAACGTCATGAACTATTCTCTCAACATCATGGTGAACAACACGGAAGGCGACAACGTCCATTCAACTTGTAAGATCGAGCTTAAACCATGGCATTTTTGGAGCAGAAAAGGGTACAAATCATTTGAGGTTGAAGGCAAACCAGTTGATGTTTATTGGGATCTTTGTTCAGCCAAATTCACAAGTGGCCCCGAACCAGTTTCGGATTACTACGTTGCCTTAGTTTCCGATGAAGAAGTTGTTTTATTACTAGGAGATTACCGTAAAAAAGCTTACAAAAGAACCAAATCAAGGCCAGCTTTGGTTGAACCAGTACtattttacaaaaaagaaaacgtTTTCGCCAAGAAAAGCTTTGCGACGAGAGCTAAGTTCTACCAGAAAAGGAAAGAACACGACATCGTCGTCGAGAGCTCGACGACAGGACTAAAAGATCCCGAAATGTGGATTAGTATGGACGGGGTTGTTTTAATTCATGTGAAGAATTTGCAGTGGAAGTTTCGAGGGAACCAAACGGTTCTTGTCGATAAACAACCGGTTCAAGTGATGTGGGATGTTCATGATTGGTTTTTTAGTAGCCCTGGAACTGGGCATGGATTGTTTATATTTAAACCCATACCGGCTGAATTAGCCGATTGTAGTGATAAAGAAGGAAGTAGCCATGGCGGTGACAGTGATACCAGTACTGGAAGCTTGTATTATTCGACGAGAAGCCCTACAGTGACGACGGCGGAATTCAGCTTGTTTCTTTATGCATGGAAGATTGAgtgaattgtttttttttttttttaaattttaatgttgcaATCGctagggaaaaaaaaacaaaaatgtgcAGGCAAATTCTgcgcatgtatatatatgttgtatTCTTTGAGTATTGTAAATTATATACTCTTATAATTTGTTTggaaattaaagttaattagaAGATAGGCAATTTGACCCATTCagagatgtatatatatattgaaaagtgaaatcaattaaagaaaattcaagaaacGATACAAGATAAAGGAAGCAAGTGGGCACGCCTGAGCACAACAATGGCAGCCAGACACACCCAACAGGGAACACAACAAAACAAACACTGGATAGGaaggttaaattaaaaaacaatcacCAATTCATTGGATCTATTAATCCCAATTCTGGCGAGCAGATCAGCCTCAATATTGAAGGCCCTCGGGATATGGCGGATAAACCACTTCGAAGTAAAGAAAATGTTCAAGGCTTCTTTGACGGCAACCACTTCTGCCAGCAAAGGCGCACATACCCCAACAGCTTTAGAGACTACCAACCGAGTATTCCCTTTCTCATCACGAAGGATCCCCCTACCCCACGAAACCCCGAAGAGCCCGAAACTGCCCCATCAACATTGAACTTAAGAAAGCCTAAAGGTGGAGGAGACCAGCATCTAAACTTGTTCCTATTCAACAGCTTCGCATGCCGATTCACACTAC
The Gossypium raimondii isolate GPD5lz chromosome 8, ASM2569854v1, whole genome shotgun sequence DNA segment above includes these coding regions:
- the LOC105790516 gene encoding uncharacterized protein LOC105790516, encoding MAFHFPIRAQSARNSAIYAERITEEPPPQINNKHSQTTVTLMYQTNMAGYWRNVTITWCKNVMNYSLNIMVNNTEGDNVHSTCKIELKPWHFWSRKGYKSFEVEGKPVDVYWDLCSAKFTSGPEPVSDYYVALVSDEEVVLLLGDYRKKAYKRTKSRPALVEPVLFYKKENVFAKKSFATRAKFYQKRKEHDIVVESSTTGLKDPEMWISMDGVVLIHVKNLQWKFRGNQTVLVDKQPVQVMWDVHDWFFSSPGTGHGLFIFKPIPAELADCSDKEGSSHGGDSDTSTGSLYYSTRSPTVTTAEFSLFLYAWKIE